Proteins co-encoded in one Halorussus lipolyticus genomic window:
- a CDS encoding DUF7111 family protein, giving the protein MTDEDPAEQEAENDGITARYFETDEERVLEFSTKHATAAIAQNIEGYAMLKVRPSADGDELERYYGFDMALDHAGELLGVSPHDLPVPDAADDMGM; this is encoded by the coding sequence ATGACCGACGAGGACCCCGCCGAGCAGGAGGCCGAAAACGACGGAATCACCGCCCGCTACTTCGAGACCGACGAGGAGCGCGTCCTCGAATTCTCGACCAAGCACGCAACCGCCGCAATCGCCCAGAACATCGAGGGCTACGCCATGCTGAAGGTCCGGCCGAGCGCCGACGGCGACGAACTCGAACGCTACTACGGGTTCGACATGGCGCTGGACCACGCCGGGGAACTGCTGGGCGTCTCGCCCCACGACTTGCCGGTGCCCGACGCCGCCGACGACATGGGGATGTAG
- a CDS encoding DUF1059 domain-containing protein, whose translation MPKHMACREHGMDCDFEITDEHEDEMVDFIQIHARSQHDMNVSEDEARDMMENT comes from the coding sequence ATGCCAAAGCACATGGCCTGTCGAGAACACGGAATGGACTGCGACTTCGAGATCACCGACGAACACGAGGACGAGATGGTGGACTTCATCCAGATTCACGCCCGGTCCCAGCACGACATGAACGTCTCGGAGGACGAGGCCCGAGACATGATGGAGAACACCTGA
- a CDS encoding PadR family transcriptional regulator yields the protein MTRWLQSGRRRDICALLYGEGPLRGQSLKTRLEDHYDTHIDSKSFYGAVKSLEGKGFVEKRTEGIHDAYALTEAGQKRVEDHFEWMRRKIESGTERESADSSGDAQP from the coding sequence ATGACCAGATGGCTCCAGAGCGGGCGGCGGCGCGACATCTGCGCCCTGCTCTACGGCGAGGGACCGCTTCGCGGGCAGAGTCTCAAGACCCGCCTCGAAGACCACTACGACACCCATATCGACTCGAAATCCTTCTACGGGGCGGTCAAATCGCTCGAAGGCAAGGGCTTCGTGGAGAAACGCACCGAGGGGATTCACGACGCCTACGCGCTGACCGAGGCGGGCCAGAAGCGCGTCGAAGACCACTTCGAGTGGATGCGCCGAAAAATCGAATCGGGGACGGAGCGCGAGTCGGCGGACTCCTCCGGCGATGCACAGCCTTAA
- a CDS encoding acyl-CoA dehydrogenase, whose protein sequence is MDFSLSAEQKQIRDMVAEFTDEEIKPRADEIDKEDEFPEDLVDEMADLGLMGMPFPEEYGGAGLDYHSYAIGLEEISRGSGGLGTVVAAHTSLAGNMLYEFGDEDQKQEYLTPLNQGEDIGAFALSEAGAGSDVPAMDTTAEKDGDEYVVNGGKLWISNGSVADTVTVFAKTDPEAGNKGISSFVVRPEEDDGFYVEGTEDKLGDKGCPTAELRFDDMRIPEDRLLGEEGRGFVHALKTLNGGRITIAARSIGIARAALEDALEYSQDREQFDQPISEFQTIQHKLADMDTKVQSAKMLMHRAADRKIRGEDYIKQAAQAKLYASEISREVANEGVQIHGGYGYTKDFPAERYYRDSKLNEIYEGTSEVLRNTIANELLD, encoded by the coding sequence ATGGACTTCAGTCTCTCCGCCGAGCAGAAGCAGATACGCGACATGGTAGCGGAGTTCACCGACGAAGAAATCAAACCCCGCGCCGACGAAATCGACAAAGAAGACGAGTTCCCCGAGGACCTCGTGGACGAGATGGCTGACCTCGGCCTGATGGGGATGCCCTTCCCCGAGGAGTACGGCGGGGCGGGCCTCGACTACCACTCCTACGCCATCGGTCTCGAAGAAATCTCCCGCGGGTCGGGCGGTCTGGGCACCGTCGTCGCGGCCCACACCAGCCTCGCGGGCAACATGCTCTACGAGTTCGGCGACGAGGACCAGAAGCAGGAGTACCTCACGCCCCTGAATCAGGGCGAGGACATCGGCGCGTTCGCGCTCTCGGAGGCCGGCGCTGGCTCCGACGTGCCCGCGATGGACACCACCGCCGAGAAGGACGGCGACGAGTACGTCGTCAACGGCGGTAAGCTCTGGATTTCCAACGGTTCGGTGGCCGACACCGTGACCGTCTTCGCCAAGACCGACCCCGAGGCCGGGAACAAGGGTATCTCCTCGTTCGTCGTCCGGCCAGAGGAGGACGACGGCTTCTACGTCGAAGGCACCGAGGACAAACTCGGCGACAAGGGCTGTCCGACCGCCGAACTCCGGTTCGACGACATGCGCATCCCCGAGGACCGCCTGCTGGGCGAGGAGGGCAGAGGGTTCGTCCACGCTCTCAAGACCCTGAACGGCGGGCGCATCACCATCGCCGCGCGGTCCATCGGTATCGCTCGCGCCGCGCTGGAAGACGCGCTGGAGTACTCCCAAGACCGCGAGCAGTTCGACCAGCCGATTTCGGAGTTCCAGACCATCCAGCACAAACTGGCCGACATGGACACCAAGGTTCAGTCCGCCAAGATGCTGATGCACCGCGCCGCCGACCGGAAGATTCGCGGCGAGGACTACATCAAGCAGGCCGCCCAAGCCAAACTCTACGCCTCGGAAATCTCCCGCGAGGTCGCAAACGAGGGCGTCCAGATTCACGGCGGCTACGGCTACACCAAGGACTTCCCCGCCGAGCGGTACTACCGAGACTCGAAACTCAACGAGATTTACGAGGGGACCAGCGAGGTCCTGCGGAACACGATTGCGAACGAACTGCTGGACTGA